CCAAAAGGCATTTAATTTAGCGGATGTTGAATTTGCTGTTATGGAAACAAGTGGCGATATCAATGTTAGTTTAAAGGCTGATAAAAAACCTGTTACCCCCTATGATTTAGGAAAAAAAGTTGCATCTAAGACAGAATCACAGACAGTTATTTTAGATGGAAATATGTTAAATGAAGGTCTTACCAATATTGGATTAAATCAAGGTTGGCTTAAAACAGAGCTGAAAAACAAAGGAGTATCACTTGAAAATGTTTTTATAGGTCAAGTAGATTCTTCTGGAGATTTATATTTGGATCTTTTTGATGATTTGATACAAGTCCCAAAAACACAGATTAAAGAAATGTTATATGCCAGTATTCAAAAATGCCAAGCAGACCTTATGTCCTTTTCTTTAGAAACAAAAAATGAAGCAGCAAAATCCATGTACTTAAAAAATACTGATAATTTAAAAAAAGTCCTGGAAAAATTGGAACCCTATTTATTACGTTAGAAGGTGTAAAAAATGTCCAATATAAAAAAGAAAAAACTAACCCCAACTCAGCTGAAATATGATAAATTGGTAAAAAAAATAGAACCTAAAAGACCTATTTTTAAAAATTGTATTAAAGCTTTCCTTGTAGGTGGTATCATATGCACCATTGGTCAATGCCTACAAGTGTTTTTTATCACCTACTTTAACTTTAATGAAAAAACAGCAGTTAGTCCAACTTTAACAGTATTAATCTTTGTTTCAGCTTTGCTTACGGGACTTGGAGTTTACGATCACATTGGTCAATGGGGTGGATCTGGATCTGGTGTTCCAATTACCGGTTTTGCTAATTCCATAGCTTCTGCTGCAATTGAGCATAGAAGCGAAGGATATGTACTTGGGGTAGCTGGAAATATGTTTAGGCTTGCTGGAGCAATCATTGTTTATGGGGTTTTTTCTGCCTTTGTGGTTGCTACCATAAAAATCACAATAAAATGGTTGGGAGGGATGTAGATGCTTAAAGGACATCAATCATGGATTTTCAATTCTAAACCTACAATACTAGCTTCTGCAGCAGTTGGTGGTCCTTTTGAAGCTAATGGTGCGTTAGCTGAAGACTTTGATATACTTCACGAGGATTTATGGCTTGGACAGGATAGCTATGAAAAGGCGGAAAAGGTTCTTCTCGAGCATGCTTGCGCGCGAGCAATAAAAAAATCAAGTATAAAAAAAGAAGATATCAATTTTTTTATAAGTGGAGACTTGATGGATCAGATTATTTCTAGTAGTTTTACTGCGCGAACTTTGGGGATACCTTTTTTAGGAATCTTTGGTGCTTGTTCGAGCTCCATGGAAAGTTTAGCCCTAGCAGCTCAATTAATAGAAAGTAAGTCAGCCAAATATGTTATAGCATCTGCAAGTAGCCATAATGCTGCTGCAGAAAAACAATTTAGATATCCTACAGAGTACGGTGGACAAAAACCTCCTACTGCTCAATGGACAGTAACGGGAGCTGGAGCAGTGGTACTTGGCGAAGAAGGAGTCGGTCCTAAAATCACTTCTGCAACCATAGGAAGAGTAATAGATATGGGAATTTCAGATCCATTTAATATGGGTGCTGCTATGGCCCCAGCGGCTGTAGATACCATTGAAGCACATTTTAGAGATTTAAATATTGATGCCTCATATTATGACCTTATTGCTACTGGCGACTTAGGCAAGGTAGGGCATGAACTTGCTATTAGTTTATTAAAAACCCATGGTATAGAAATGCCACCAGATATATTTACAGACTGTGGACTTTTAATATATAAAAAGGATCAACCAGTTTTTTCTGGCGGTAGTGGCTGTGGCTGTTCTGCTACTGTAACTTATGGACATTTTCTTAACCGTATGCGGAAAGGAGAATTAAAGAGAATATTAATTGTTGCAACAGGCGCTTTAATGTCCCCAATATCTTATCAACAAAAGGAAAGCATACCTTGTATTGCTCATGCAGTTTCAATAGAAATGTAAAAAAGAGGTGTGAGTCTAATGGAAAAGTTTATTTATGCATTTATAATAGGTGGTCTAATTTGTGTTGTTGGGCAACTTATAATGGATATTTTAAAGATTACCCCTGCACATACTACCTGCACATTAGTTGTAATTGGAGTAATTTTAGGAGGATTAGGTTTATATGACCCTTTGGTAAAATTTGCAGGTGCAGGTGCATTTGTGCCTATAAGTAGCTTTGGTAATACTCTTGTAACAGGTGCCTTAATTGATGCTGAAAAAACAGGATTTATAGGCATATTTACTGGTATGTTTAAAACCGTAAGTTCTGGGATTTCTGCAGCAATAGTATTTGGGTTTATTGCAGCTATAATATTTAAACCTAAAGGCTAAATATATTTGAAGGGAGGTGAAAAAAATGACTGTAGGAACTCAAATGCAACAAGCAATTGCTGGAATGCAAAGTGCTTCTGCTACAATGAAGACATTTTCTCTAGAAACAGATGATCAACAAGCGAAAAATGATTTTAAACAAATCGGAGAGCAACTTGATTCTGCACTGGAGGTTTTAAAAGGAAGACAGGAATATATTAAGAAACAAGAACCTCAATATAATTAGATTTAAATGACTAATGAAATATGTAGATAAAATTATATTATTAAAAGGCATGGGTACTCCCTGCCTTTTATTTATTATGAAGATAATAGTTTTTTAATTCTGAACTACACCATTCATAAATATTTAATAAAAGATGAGGATAGCAAAATGAAAAAAGTAGCAAACTGTATATATAACACATCATTGTGATAGTTTATTTTAGAAGAAATAATTACAGTATATGAAGCTGTAATTTAATAAAAGGAGGCGTGAAATGTCCAGTAAAATAATATTTGAAAATATAATAATGTTTCTTTTACCATTTCTGGAGGTAATATTTTTAGCGTCTGTGATAATAGGAATAAGAATGGATAAGAAGGTATTAAAGATTATTTCTTTTGTAGTTATTACATTTATGTACCTTAGTATATGCATTTTGTTCTGGGTAAATAAAACTGTTTAGCAGTCTCAAACGTACTTTATTGAACGGATTTAATATTTACATTAAGGTCAAGGTTTCACCTGAAACTAAAAGTATAATATGATAGAATATATTTATGAGGAGTGATTTGTGGTGAAACTTACCAGAGAATTTTATGCTAAAGAAACTTTACAGGTTGCTAAGGAACTTTTAGGGAAAGTAATTGTACATGAAGTTAATGGAGTAAAGTTAAGAGGAAAGATAGTTGAAACAGAAGCATATATTGGTTCAATAGATAAGGCTTCTCATGCTTACGGGGGAAAAAAAACACCTAGATTAGAAGCGTTATATGGTAAACCAGGAATTGCATATGTATATTTTATTTATGGCATGTATCATTGCTTCAATGTAATAACAAAAGAAGAAGGCTCTCCAGAAGGAGTCTTAATTAGAGCAATTGAACCAATAGAAGGATTAGAAGAAATGTCAAAGTTTAGATTTAATAAAGCCTATAATGAATTAACAAAAGCACAATTTAAAAACTTGTCCTCAGGTCCATCTAAACTGTGCATTGCAATGAATATAAATAAAGAAAATAACAAACAAGATTTATGTGAAAGTAACCTATATATAGAAGAATCAACGGATAAAGAAAAAATTAAGATTATAGAAGCTAAAAGAATTGGAATTGATTATGCAGAAGAAGCAAAGGACTTTAAATGGCGATTTTATATTAAAAGTAATATTTGGGTATCTGTAAAATAAACAATATTAATAGGCGGTAATAGACAAATAGACGTAATGGAGGATATATTAAGTATTAACCAATCAAACCAGAAATGGACACGGCACAATAAACTAATAATAACCCCATGACTATATTAAATTGTTTATTATATTTGGTTAAAAAATTCTGAAATAGTGCACCAAATAATGCCCAACAAAGAGTAGATACAAATCCTATAAATGCCAGTAAGAGTGAAAAAAGTATTAATGTAAAGCCTGATTTGTAATATGG
This DNA window, taken from Clostridium estertheticum, encodes the following:
- a CDS encoding DUF421 domain-containing protein, encoding MNTWLIILLNSIILFFLTLILTRFMKKRNLSRFTPFDFISYVVIALIVTLISLGIITNIYFGLITLAIWALMPIILDYAGMKSKWIYNILNGKERVLIKNGKVMEDNLAKERMTGQKFLQELRFQKAFNLADVEFAVMETSGDINVSLKADKKPVTPYDLGKKVASKTESQTVILDGNMLNEGLTNIGLNQGWLKTELKNKGVSLENVFIGQVDSSGDLYLDLFDDLIQVPKTQIKEMLYASIQKCQADLMSFSLETKNEAAKSMYLKNTDNLKKVLEKLEPYLLR
- the spoVAC gene encoding stage V sporulation protein AC, with the translated sequence MSNIKKKKLTPTQLKYDKLVKKIEPKRPIFKNCIKAFLVGGIICTIGQCLQVFFITYFNFNEKTAVSPTLTVLIFVSALLTGLGVYDHIGQWGGSGSGVPITGFANSIASAAIEHRSEGYVLGVAGNMFRLAGAIIVYGVFSAFVVATIKITIKWLGGM
- the spoVAD gene encoding stage V sporulation protein AD codes for the protein MLKGHQSWIFNSKPTILASAAVGGPFEANGALAEDFDILHEDLWLGQDSYEKAEKVLLEHACARAIKKSSIKKEDINFFISGDLMDQIISSSFTARTLGIPFLGIFGACSSSMESLALAAQLIESKSAKYVIASASSHNAAAEKQFRYPTEYGGQKPPTAQWTVTGAGAVVLGEEGVGPKITSATIGRVIDMGISDPFNMGAAMAPAAVDTIEAHFRDLNIDASYYDLIATGDLGKVGHELAISLLKTHGIEMPPDIFTDCGLLIYKKDQPVFSGGSGCGCSATVTYGHFLNRMRKGELKRILIVATGALMSPISYQQKESIPCIAHAVSIEM
- the spoVAE gene encoding stage V sporulation protein AE; this encodes MEKFIYAFIIGGLICVVGQLIMDILKITPAHTTCTLVVIGVILGGLGLYDPLVKFAGAGAFVPISSFGNTLVTGALIDAEKTGFIGIFTGMFKTVSSGISAAIVFGFIAAIIFKPKG
- a CDS encoding DUF1657 domain-containing protein, with product MTVGTQMQQAIAGMQSASATMKTFSLETDDQQAKNDFKQIGEQLDSALEVLKGRQEYIKKQEPQYN
- a CDS encoding DNA-3-methyladenine glycosylase codes for the protein MKLTREFYAKETLQVAKELLGKVIVHEVNGVKLRGKIVETEAYIGSIDKASHAYGGKKTPRLEALYGKPGIAYVYFIYGMYHCFNVITKEEGSPEGVLIRAIEPIEGLEEMSKFRFNKAYNELTKAQFKNLSSGPSKLCIAMNINKENNKQDLCESNLYIEESTDKEKIKIIEAKRIGIDYAEEAKDFKWRFYIKSNIWVSVK